Below is a genomic region from Desulfobacter sp..
CTGATTTTGAAACCATAGGCGACAGGGCAAAAACCGCAGGCGCTGATCTTATTCTGACCACGGAAAAGGACTGGGCCAAGGTGGATCCATCATTTGTCTGGAAAAAGGATCTGGCAGTGATCAATATCCGGATTCAGTTTGAACAGGCCCGGGCCTTTAAAGCATTTTTAGAGTCAAGATTAAGTAAAGATGAGTGACGCGCATATTTTCAGGCTTTTCAAATTATTTTTGTGGGGGCTGGGAAGGCTGCCCGTGGGGGTGGCTGATTTTCTGGCGGACCTTTTGGGCTTGCTCTGGTTTAAAATAGACAAACGGCACCAAAGGGTGGCCCTGGAAAATATCACCCATGCCTTTGGCAATGATATGACCCCTTTCCAGATTGAGGCCATGGCCAAGCGGGTGTTTAAAAATATTGCCTCCATTCTTTTTGAAGTGGCCTGGGCCCAGAAATTTGATAAAGAGACCTTTCTTTCTTTTTTTACCATCAAGGGGCTGGACCATGTGAAAAAAGCCCATGCTAAGGGCCGGGGGGTGATTGTGGTCACCTGCCACATGGGAAATTTTGAAATGCTCATCCCGGCCATTGACGAGACCGGATTCAAGGGGTATGCCATTTACCGGGCAATGGATTTTAAGCCTTTGGAGCGTTTGATTAAACATATCCGCCAGCGCTTCGGGGTGACCATGATTCCCATTATAGGTGCCTCGAAAAAAATTGATAAAGTCCTGGGCCAGGGCGGGGTAGTGGGCACCCTTTTAGATCAGAATGTGGACTGGTACAAGGGCGCGTTTGTGGATTATTTTGGACGGCCCGCCTGCACCAAAAAAGGACTTGCCATTCTGGCCCTGAGAACGAAAGCCCCTGTTATTCCCATGTATACGGTGAGGAAAAACCGGAAATATCTTATAGAATTTTTAGAGGAAGTTCCCCTGAAGGAACCCCATGACCCCATCAAGAACCTTGAGATCAATACCGCAAATTACAATAACGCCATTGAATCCATGGTCAGGCGGCAGCCGGACCAGTACTTCTGGGTCCATAACCGCTGGAAAACCAAAAATTTTTGTCCCTGGCCAAAATCCCAATAATCAGGAATCAAACCATGCAAATTGATCTTCAAGACAGCCCGGGTTCTAGGGTGATGATCCGGGCTGCCAACTGGGTGGGGGATGCCATCATGACCACCCCGGTAATCAGGGCGGTGCGCAAAAACTATCCCACGTCTCATATCACGGTACTGGCAAAACCCTGGGTGGTGCCGGTGTACCAGAACAGTCCTTACGTGGATGAGGTCATGGTGTATGAAAATTCAGGCCGCCATAAAATGGGCATGGGCACATTGAGGCTGGCCAGAGATATTCGCCAAAGGCAGTTTGATCTGGCCATTCTCATGCAGAATGCCTTTGAAGCGGCTTTGATCGCTTTTCTGGGCCGTGTGCCAGAAAGGCTCGGATATAACACCGATGCCAGATCTCTTTTACTCAACCGGTGCATTAAGATGGATCCTGAGTTGAAAAAAGGGCATTTGATCGACTATTATATTGCCATTCTTACCCTTGCGGGGCTTCGGTCAGACGGCAGGCATCTGGATCTTTATCTGGATCCTCGGGACCTTTCCTGGGCAAAAAACTGGCTGGCCGAGGCAGGGCTTGGGGCTAAGGGTAAAAAAGTGTTGGGCATCAATCCGGGTGCCACCGGAGGCACGGCCAAACGCTGGTTTCCAGAACGATACGCCCAGCTTGCCATACGCTTGTCCAAAGGGTTTGATACAAAGGTGATTCTGTTCGGGGGACCGGCAGACCATGAACTGGGAGAAAAAATTGTGACCATGTCCAAAGGGGCCTGCATCAATATGGCGGGAAAGACCAGCCTGTCTTCTGCCTTTGCCCTGATCAAATTTTTGGATCTGTTTGTGACCAATGATTCCGGGCTCATGCATGCCGCAGCCGCCCTGGATGTCAACCAGGTGGCGGTGATCGGGTCAACCGATTATATTGCCACGGCACCTTCAAACAAAAACAGTATCATGGTCCGGGAACCTGTGTCATGCAGCCCCTGCCTCAAGGATGAATGCCCCATTGACCACAGGTGCATGGACCGGGTCAGTGTGGACATGGTGGCCCATGCCTGCGACTCTCTTTTAAAAGGAGAACTTATCAATGCCTGAGTCCCGGGGATCAAACCTGAAAGCGTCCTTTGGCCGGATCAACCGGATATTGATCGTAAAGCCGAGCGCCCTTGGAGATATTGTCCATTCCCTGCCCCTGTTATGGACCCTTAAACAACAATTTCCCCTTGCCCGGATTGACTGGGTGGTGGCCCATGGCCTTCATCGGTTTTTAGAGGGCCATTCCATGATTGATAAATTATGGGTGATCAAAAAAGATGAGTGGAAAAAACTGTTCAGGGTCCGGCAGACCATCGGTGAGATCAATGAGCTTCGAAAGAATCTCGGGTCACAGGATTACGATGTGTGCATTGATCTTTCCGGCCTGTTCAGGTCCGGCCTGATCACCGGCTTTTCAAAGGCCCGGGTGAGGCTGGGATTCAAAGAATCAGATGAGGGAAGCCCTTTTTTTTATACCCATAAGATCCACGGTTCCATGAAAATCCATGCCATTGACCGGTATTTGAAATTTGCCCAGTTTTTGGGCTGTAGCACGGGGAAGATCCATTATCCCTTTGCCCCCTATGAGGTCAATCCGCCTATTTGCCGCACCCTGCCTGAACAATACGCAATCATGAGCCCCTCGGCAGGCAAGCCTGCAAACAGGTGGCATGCCCAAAAGTACGGTCAACTGGCAGCAAGACTGGATCTGCCCGTGGTGGTCATTGCTTCGGCCGCAGAGGCCGGGATTGCCGATGAGGTGGTGGCCAATTCAAAGGGAAATGCCCTGTCCATTGCAGGCAAAACAGGGCTCAAAGACCTTTTGGCCGTGATTCAAAAGGCGAAGTTTTTTATCTGTAACGACACAGGGCCCATGCATATGGCAGCGGCATTGAAGGTGCCGGTATTTGCCATTTTCGGCCCTGCCAACCCTGTGAGGACCGGTCCCTACGGCAAGATCCATACGGTGATCCAAAAAAAGCTTGACTGCGCCCCTTGTTATGCCAAGCACCCCTGCACAGCCCACGGGTTTGAAT
It encodes:
- a CDS encoding lysophospholipid acyltransferase family protein, producing the protein MSDAHIFRLFKLFLWGLGRLPVGVADFLADLLGLLWFKIDKRHQRVALENITHAFGNDMTPFQIEAMAKRVFKNIASILFEVAWAQKFDKETFLSFFTIKGLDHVKKAHAKGRGVIVVTCHMGNFEMLIPAIDETGFKGYAIYRAMDFKPLERLIKHIRQRFGVTMIPIIGASKKIDKVLGQGGVVGTLLDQNVDWYKGAFVDYFGRPACTKKGLAILALRTKAPVIPMYTVRKNRKYLIEFLEEVPLKEPHDPIKNLEINTANYNNAIESMVRRQPDQYFWVHNRWKTKNFCPWPKSQ
- the waaF gene encoding lipopolysaccharide heptosyltransferase II; translation: MQIDLQDSPGSRVMIRAANWVGDAIMTTPVIRAVRKNYPTSHITVLAKPWVVPVYQNSPYVDEVMVYENSGRHKMGMGTLRLARDIRQRQFDLAILMQNAFEAALIAFLGRVPERLGYNTDARSLLLNRCIKMDPELKKGHLIDYYIAILTLAGLRSDGRHLDLYLDPRDLSWAKNWLAEAGLGAKGKKVLGINPGATGGTAKRWFPERYAQLAIRLSKGFDTKVILFGGPADHELGEKIVTMSKGACINMAGKTSLSSAFALIKFLDLFVTNDSGLMHAAAALDVNQVAVIGSTDYIATAPSNKNSIMVREPVSCSPCLKDECPIDHRCMDRVSVDMVAHACDSLLKGELINA
- a CDS encoding glycosyltransferase family 9 protein; this encodes MPESRGSNLKASFGRINRILIVKPSALGDIVHSLPLLWTLKQQFPLARIDWVVAHGLHRFLEGHSMIDKLWVIKKDEWKKLFRVRQTIGEINELRKNLGSQDYDVCIDLSGLFRSGLITGFSKARVRLGFKESDEGSPFFYTHKIHGSMKIHAIDRYLKFAQFLGCSTGKIHYPFAPYEVNPPICRTLPEQYAIMSPSAGKPANRWHAQKYGQLAARLDLPVVVIASAAEAGIADEVVANSKGNALSIAGKTGLKDLLAVIQKAKFFICNDTGPMHMAAALKVPVFAIFGPANPVRTGPYGKIHTVIQKKLDCAPCYAKHPCTAHGFECMEGLDVDEVFQVIQDKRQ